From a region of the Alnus glutinosa chromosome 1, dhAlnGlut1.1, whole genome shotgun sequence genome:
- the LOC133858305 gene encoding ferric reduction oxidase 4-like isoform X2 — MNYMMMKTVSRMTFLAVFVGWLMVWVFLPTKIYMQVWTPVLNSKLNSTYFGVQGTNLLLFTFPMMFIAALGCVYLHVQNKSENINKSKSVVRSHRLGFWRRPVLVMAPLGIVTAVELAFAAMFVSLLIWSLSNYLYVSFGHLHMHKAGEKVWEAKFRSVSLRLGYVGNICWAFLFFPVTRGSSILPLVGLTSESSIKYHIWLGHLSMILFAAHTIGFIIYWAITHQMAQMLEWSQDWVSNVAGEIAILFALAMWVTSIPRVRRKMFELFLYTHHLYTLYIFFYVLHVGVAYFCMILPGIFLFLVDRFIRFLQSRESARLLSARLLPCDTVELSFSKSPGLNYNPTSIMFINVPSISKLQWHPFTVISNCNMEADKLSIVIKRGGNWSQKLFQQFSSSVEHVKVSVEGPYGPTSSHLLRHESLVMVSGGSGITPFISLIREIIFQSQNANLNTIPRVLLICAFKNSMDLTTLDLLLPISGTPIQISTRVQLQIEAYVTRENEQPAADAQKLIQTIWFKPNPSDSPISPTLGPNNWLWLGAIISSSFVMFLLFLGIVTRYYIYPISEENTSNTSTGTYNFSLSSLWDMFLVSCCILVASSAIFLWCKKQNFMEGKQTQKMEVPTPRTSPGSWFYEADSELESLPHQLLVQATKVHFGARPNLKKILLGWEGSDIGVVVCGPRKMRHEVAEICSTSLAKNLHLESISFNW; from the exons atgaattatATGATGATGAAGACAGTCTCAAGGATGACTTTCCTTGCTGTGTTTGTAGGGTGGCTCATGGTTTGGGTTTTCTTGCCAACAAAGATATACATGCAAGTATGGACTCCCGTGCTAAACAGCAAGCTCAATTCAACATACTTTGGAGTACAAG GGACAAATCTTCTGCTTTTTACATTTCCCATGATGTTCATAGCAGCTTTGGGCTGTGTTTATCTCCATGTTCAGAACAAATCAGAGAATATTAATAAGTCCAAAAG TGTTGTTAGAAGCCATCGTTTGGGGTTTTGGAGACGCCCCGTGCTTGTGATGGCCCCTCTGGGAATCGTTACTGCAGTGGAGCTTGCCTTCGCAGCCATGTTTGTTTCACTCTTAATCTGGTCTCTATCCAATTACTTATATGTCAGCTTTGGTCACCTCCATATGCATAAAGCAGGCGAGAaagt GTGGGAAGCAAAGTTTCGAAGTGTATCACTGAGACTCGGGTATGTTGGAAACATTTGCTGGGCATTTCTCTTCTTTCCCGTAACTCGAGGGTCTTCAATATTGCCTCTGGTTGGGCTCACATCGGAGTCTAGCATCAAGTACCATATCTGGCTCGGTCATCTTTCAATGATTCTTTTTGCCGCACATACTATAGGTTTCATCATCTACTGGGCTATAACTCATCAAATGGCTCAG ATGCTTGAGTGGAGCCAAGATTGGGTGTCAAATGTAGCTGGAgagattgcaattttatttGCATTGGCTATGTGGGTGACAAGCATTCCACGCGTTAGGCGAAAGATGTTTGAGCTTTTCCTCTATACCCACCATCTCTACACACTCTATATCTTCTTCTATGTGTTGCATGTTGGTGTAGCCTACTTTTGTATGATCCTTCCTGGGATCTTCCTTTTCCTTGTCGATCGATTCATAAGGTTCCTACAGTCCAGAGAAAGCGCTAGGTTGCTGTCTGCACGCCTTTTACCATGTGACACTGTTGAGCTAAGCTTCTCTAAGAGCCCAG GATTGAATTACAATCCCACAAGTATCATGTTTATTAACGTGCCGAGCATTTCCAAGCTTCAGTGGCACCCTTTTACAGTGATATCCAACTGCAATATGGAGGCAGATAAGCTCAGCATTGTCATCAAGCGCGGGGGAAATTGGTCTCAAAAGCTTTTCCAACAATTCTCTTCTTCTGTGGAACATGTCAAAGTTTCTGTCGAAGGACCTTATGGTCCTACTTCGTCTCATCTTCTGAG GCATGAGTCCCTGGTGATGGTGAGTGGAGGCAGTGGGATTACTCCTTTCATCTCCTTAATTCGCGAGATCATTTTCCAAAGCCAAAATGCAAACTTAAACACGATCCCACGAGTTCTCCTCATTTGTGCCTTCAAGAACTCGATGGATCTCACCACGCTAGACCTATTGCTTCCTATCTCTGGCACACCCATACAAATTTCCACAAGAGTGCAGTTACAAATAGAAGCGTATGTGACTAGAGAGAATGAGCAACCCGCGGCAGACGCCCAAAAGCTCATCCAAACCATATGGTTTAAGCCAAACCCATCAGACTCGCCCATTTCTCCAACTCTAGGGCCGAACAACTGGCTATGGCTTGGCGCAATAATCTCATCCTCATTTGTCATGTTCCTTCTCTTTTTGGGTATTGTCACACGTTACTACATTTACCCTATTAGTGAAGAAAACACCAGTAACACCAGTACTGGGACTTACAATTTCTCCCTCAGCTCTCTTTGGGACATGTTTTTAGTCAGTTGCTGCATCTTAGTAGCTTCTAGTGCAATCTTCCTTTGGTGCAAGAAACAAAACTTCATGGAAGGGAAGCAAACCCAAAAGATGGAAGTGCCAACCCCAAGAACTTCACCAGGGTCTTGGTTTTATGAGGCGGATAGCGAGCTTGAAAGCCTTCCCCATCAGTTACTTGTTCAAGCCACCAAGGTGCATTTTGGTGCAAGGCCTAATCTTAAGA AAATTCTTTTAGGGTGGGAAGGATCAGATATTGGAGTCGTAGTCTGTGGGCCAAGGAAGATGCGACATGAGGTTGCTGAAATTTGTTCAACTAGTTTGGCAAAAAATTTGCACTTGGAGTCCATCAGCTTTAATTGGTGa
- the LOC133858305 gene encoding ferric reduction oxidase 4-like isoform X1: protein MNYMMMKTVSRMTFLAVFVGWLMVWVFLPTKIYMQVWTPVLNSKLNSTYFGVQGTNLLLFTFPMMFIAALGCVYLHVQNKSENINKSKSVVRSHRLGFWRRPVLVMAPLGIVTAVELAFAAMFVSLLIWSLSNYLYVSFGHLHMHKAGEKVWEAKFRSVSLRLGYVGNICWAFLFFPVTRGSSILPLVGLTSESSIKYHIWLGHLSMILFAAHTIGFIIYWAITHQMAQMLEWSQDWVSNVAGEIAILFALAMWVTSIPRVRRKMFELFLYTHHLYTLYIFFYVLHVGVAYFCMILPGIFLFLVDRFIRFLQSRESARLLSARLLPCDTVELSFSKSPGLNYNPTSIMFINVPSISKLQWHPFTVISNCNMEADKLSIVIKRGGNWSQKLFQQFSSSVEHVKVSVEGPYGPTSSHLLRRHESLVMVSGGSGITPFISLIREIIFQSQNANLNTIPRVLLICAFKNSMDLTTLDLLLPISGTPIQISTRVQLQIEAYVTRENEQPAADAQKLIQTIWFKPNPSDSPISPTLGPNNWLWLGAIISSSFVMFLLFLGIVTRYYIYPISEENTSNTSTGTYNFSLSSLWDMFLVSCCILVASSAIFLWCKKQNFMEGKQTQKMEVPTPRTSPGSWFYEADSELESLPHQLLVQATKVHFGARPNLKKILLGWEGSDIGVVVCGPRKMRHEVAEICSTSLAKNLHLESISFNW from the exons atgaattatATGATGATGAAGACAGTCTCAAGGATGACTTTCCTTGCTGTGTTTGTAGGGTGGCTCATGGTTTGGGTTTTCTTGCCAACAAAGATATACATGCAAGTATGGACTCCCGTGCTAAACAGCAAGCTCAATTCAACATACTTTGGAGTACAAG GGACAAATCTTCTGCTTTTTACATTTCCCATGATGTTCATAGCAGCTTTGGGCTGTGTTTATCTCCATGTTCAGAACAAATCAGAGAATATTAATAAGTCCAAAAG TGTTGTTAGAAGCCATCGTTTGGGGTTTTGGAGACGCCCCGTGCTTGTGATGGCCCCTCTGGGAATCGTTACTGCAGTGGAGCTTGCCTTCGCAGCCATGTTTGTTTCACTCTTAATCTGGTCTCTATCCAATTACTTATATGTCAGCTTTGGTCACCTCCATATGCATAAAGCAGGCGAGAaagt GTGGGAAGCAAAGTTTCGAAGTGTATCACTGAGACTCGGGTATGTTGGAAACATTTGCTGGGCATTTCTCTTCTTTCCCGTAACTCGAGGGTCTTCAATATTGCCTCTGGTTGGGCTCACATCGGAGTCTAGCATCAAGTACCATATCTGGCTCGGTCATCTTTCAATGATTCTTTTTGCCGCACATACTATAGGTTTCATCATCTACTGGGCTATAACTCATCAAATGGCTCAG ATGCTTGAGTGGAGCCAAGATTGGGTGTCAAATGTAGCTGGAgagattgcaattttatttGCATTGGCTATGTGGGTGACAAGCATTCCACGCGTTAGGCGAAAGATGTTTGAGCTTTTCCTCTATACCCACCATCTCTACACACTCTATATCTTCTTCTATGTGTTGCATGTTGGTGTAGCCTACTTTTGTATGATCCTTCCTGGGATCTTCCTTTTCCTTGTCGATCGATTCATAAGGTTCCTACAGTCCAGAGAAAGCGCTAGGTTGCTGTCTGCACGCCTTTTACCATGTGACACTGTTGAGCTAAGCTTCTCTAAGAGCCCAG GATTGAATTACAATCCCACAAGTATCATGTTTATTAACGTGCCGAGCATTTCCAAGCTTCAGTGGCACCCTTTTACAGTGATATCCAACTGCAATATGGAGGCAGATAAGCTCAGCATTGTCATCAAGCGCGGGGGAAATTGGTCTCAAAAGCTTTTCCAACAATTCTCTTCTTCTGTGGAACATGTCAAAGTTTCTGTCGAAGGACCTTATGGTCCTACTTCGTCTCATCTTCTGAG AAGGCATGAGTCCCTGGTGATGGTGAGTGGAGGCAGTGGGATTACTCCTTTCATCTCCTTAATTCGCGAGATCATTTTCCAAAGCCAAAATGCAAACTTAAACACGATCCCACGAGTTCTCCTCATTTGTGCCTTCAAGAACTCGATGGATCTCACCACGCTAGACCTATTGCTTCCTATCTCTGGCACACCCATACAAATTTCCACAAGAGTGCAGTTACAAATAGAAGCGTATGTGACTAGAGAGAATGAGCAACCCGCGGCAGACGCCCAAAAGCTCATCCAAACCATATGGTTTAAGCCAAACCCATCAGACTCGCCCATTTCTCCAACTCTAGGGCCGAACAACTGGCTATGGCTTGGCGCAATAATCTCATCCTCATTTGTCATGTTCCTTCTCTTTTTGGGTATTGTCACACGTTACTACATTTACCCTATTAGTGAAGAAAACACCAGTAACACCAGTACTGGGACTTACAATTTCTCCCTCAGCTCTCTTTGGGACATGTTTTTAGTCAGTTGCTGCATCTTAGTAGCTTCTAGTGCAATCTTCCTTTGGTGCAAGAAACAAAACTTCATGGAAGGGAAGCAAACCCAAAAGATGGAAGTGCCAACCCCAAGAACTTCACCAGGGTCTTGGTTTTATGAGGCGGATAGCGAGCTTGAAAGCCTTCCCCATCAGTTACTTGTTCAAGCCACCAAGGTGCATTTTGGTGCAAGGCCTAATCTTAAGA AAATTCTTTTAGGGTGGGAAGGATCAGATATTGGAGTCGTAGTCTGTGGGCCAAGGAAGATGCGACATGAGGTTGCTGAAATTTGTTCAACTAGTTTGGCAAAAAATTTGCACTTGGAGTCCATCAGCTTTAATTGGTGa
- the LOC133858306 gene encoding ferric reduction oxidase 4-like: MNMMMKTVLRMTFLAVFVGWLMVWVFLPTKIYMQVWTPVLNSKLNSIYFGEQGTNLLLFTFPMMFIAALGCVYLHVQNKSENINKSKSVVRSHRLGFWRRPVLVMAPLGIVTAVELAFAAMFVSLLIWSLSNYLYVSFGHLHMDKAGEKVWEAKFRSVSLRLGYVGNICWAFLFFPVTRGSSILPLVGLTSESSIKYHIWLGHLSMVLFAAHTIGFIIYWAITHQMALMLEWSQDWVPNVAGEIAILFALAMWVTSIPRVRRKMFELFFYTHHLYTLYIFFYVLHVGVAYFCMILPGIFLFLVDRLLRFLQSRESARLLSARLLPCETLELSFSKSPGLNYNPTSVLFISVPSISKLQWHPFTVTSNCNMEADKLSIVIKRGGNWSQKLFQQLSSSVEHVKVSVEGPYGPTSSHLLRHECLVMLSGGSGITPFISLIREILFQSQNANLRMIPRVLLICAFKNSADLTMLDLLLPISGTPTQIPTKMQLQIEAYVTRENEQPSTNAQKLIQTIWFKPDPSDSPISPALGPNNWLWLGAIITSSFVMFLLFLGIVTRYYIYPISEENTRTGIYNFSLSSLWDMFLVSSCILVASNAIFIWCKKQNSMEGKQIQNMEVPTPITSQGSWFCEADRELESLPHQSLVQATKVHFGARPNLKKILLECEGSDIGVLVCGPRKMRHEVAKICSSALAENLHLESISFNW, encoded by the exons ATGAATATGATGATGAAGACAGTCTTAAGGATGACTTTCCTTGCTGTGTTTGTAGGGTGGCTCATGGTTTGGGTTTTCTTGCCAACAAAGATATACATGCAAGTATGGACTCCCGTGCTAAACAGCAAGCTCAATTCAATATACTTTGGAGAACAAG GGACAAATCTTCTGCTTTTTACATTTCCCATGATGTTCATTGCAGCTTTGGGCTGTGTTTATCTCCATGTTCAGAACAAATCAGAGAATATTAATAAGTCCAAAAG TGTTGTTAGAAGCCATCGTTTGGGGTTTTGGAGACGCCCCGTGCTTGTGATGGCCCCTCTGGGAATCGTTACTGCAGTGGAGCTTGCCTTCGCAGCCATGTTTGTTTCACTCTTAATCTGGTCTCTATCCAATTACTTATATGTCAGCTTTGGTCACCTCCATATGGATAAAGCAGGCGAGAaagt GTGGGAAGCAAAGTTTCGAAGTGTATCACTGAGACTCGGGTATGTTGGAAACATTTGCTGGGCATTTCTCTTCTTTCCCGTAACTCGAGGGTCTTCAATATTGCCTCTGGTTGGGCTCACATCGGAGTCTAGCATCAAGTACCATATCTGGCTCGGTCATCTTTCAATGGTTCTTTTTGCCGCACATACTATAGGTTTCATCATCTACTGGGCTATAACTCATCAAATGGCTCTG ATGCTTGAGTGGAGCCAAGATTGGGTGCCAAATGTAGCTGGGgagattgcaattttatttGCATTGGCAATGTGGGTGACAAGCATTCCACGCGTTAGGCGGAAGATGTTTGAGCTTTTCTTCTATACCCACCATCTCTACACACTCTATATCTTCTTCTATGTGTTGCATGTTGGCGTAGCCTACTTCTGTATGATCCTTCCTGGGATCTTCCTTTTCCTTGTCGATCGATTATTAAGGTTCCTACAGTCCAGGGAAAGCGCTAGGTTGCTCTCCGCACGCCTTTTACCTTGTGAGACTCTTGAGCTAAGCTTCTCCAAGAGCCCag GATTGAATTACAATCCCACAAGTGTCTTGTTTATTAGCGTGCCGAGCATTTCCAAGCTTCAGTGGCACCCTTTTACAGTGACATCCAATTGCAATATGGAGGCTGATAAGCTCAGCATTGTCATCAAGCGCGGGGGAAATTGGTCTCAAAAGCTTTTCCAACAACTCTCTTCTTCTGTGGAACATGTCAAAGTTTCTGTTGAAGGACCTTATGGTCCTACTTCGTCTCATCTTCTAAG GCATGAATGTTTGGTGATGCTGAGTGGAGGCAGTGGGATTACTCCTTTCATCTCCTTAATTCGCGAGATCCTTTTCCAAAGCCAAAATGCAAACTTACGCATGATCCCGCGAGTTCTCCTCATTTGTGCCTTCAAGAACTCAGCAGATCTCACCATGCTAGACCTATTGCTTCCTATCTCTGGCACACCCACACAAATTCCCACAAAAATGCAGTTGCAAATAGAAGCGTATGTGACTAGAGAGAATGAGCAGCCCTCGACAAACGCCCAAAAGCTCATCCAAACCATATGGTTTAAGCCAGACCCATCAGACTCGCCTATTTCTCCAGCTCTAGGGCCGAACAATTGGCTATGGCTTGGCGCAATAATCACATCCTCATTTGTCatgtttcttctctttttgggtATTGTCACGCGTTACTACATTTACCCTATTAGTGAAGAAAACACAAGGACTGGGATTTACAATTTCTCCCTCAGCTCTCTTTGGGACATGTTCTTAGTTAGTAGTTGCATTTTAGTAGCTTCTAATGCAATCTTCATTTGGTGCAAGAAACAAAACTCCATGGAAGGGAAGCAAATCCAAAACATGGAAGTGCCAACACCGATAACTTCACAAGGGTCTTGGTTTTGTGAGGCGGATAGGGAGCTTGAAAGCCTTCCCCATCAGTCACTTGTTCAAGCCACCAAGGTGCATTTTGGTGCAAGGCCTAATCTTAAGa AAATTCTTTTGGAGTGCGAAGGATCAGATATTGGAGTCTTAGTCTGTGGGCCAAGAAAAATGCGACATGAGGTTGCCAAAATTTGTTCATCTGCTTTGGCAGAAAATTTGCATTTGGAGTCCATCAGCTTTAATTGGTGA